The Kitasatospora paranensis genome has a window encoding:
- a CDS encoding helix-turn-helix domain-containing protein, giving the protein MRPTESGPDTTTGPTIDMDAVRQRIADRRSRFGLAEETLADRAGMAPAYFQHVIEAGPLFDPGGLQRIAAALGMTYEDLLDGPIDPPPGRSAPSGHPALIRLTEAECRDRIGDRGVGRIALPADAGPVVLPVNYTVDGGTVVYRTAPHTVAAVLPGSPVSFQVDRIDERTRRGWSVLITGAAEHVTDPAAVAQLERRPGAEPWAGGDRPVWIRIRPDHITGRRIGAVSAEGRLE; this is encoded by the coding sequence ATGCGGCCGACCGAGTCCGGCCCCGACACCACCACCGGGCCGACGATCGACATGGATGCCGTCAGGCAGCGCATCGCCGACCGCCGCAGCCGGTTCGGCCTCGCCGAGGAGACCCTGGCCGACCGGGCCGGCATGGCCCCGGCCTACTTCCAGCACGTCATCGAGGCCGGTCCGCTCTTCGACCCCGGCGGTCTGCAGCGCATTGCCGCCGCCCTCGGCATGACCTACGAGGACCTGCTGGACGGCCCGATCGACCCGCCGCCGGGCCGATCCGCCCCCTCGGGCCACCCCGCCCTCATCCGGCTCACTGAGGCCGAGTGCCGGGACAGGATCGGCGACCGCGGCGTGGGCCGGATCGCCCTGCCTGCGGACGCCGGTCCGGTCGTGCTGCCCGTCAACTACACCGTCGACGGCGGGACGGTGGTCTACCGCACCGCGCCGCACACAGTGGCGGCGGTCCTTCCGGGCTCGCCGGTCTCCTTCCAGGTCGACCGGATCGACGAGCGGACGAGGCGCGGATGGAGCGTCCTGATCACCGGGGCGGCCGAGCACGTCACCGACCCGGCGGCCGTCGCGCAGCTCGAACGGCGGCCCGGCGCCGAGCCGTGGGCCGGCGGCGACCGGCCGGTGTGGATCCGCATCCGGCCCGACCACATCACCGGCCGCCGGATCGGCGCGGTGAGCGCCGAGGGCCGTCTGGAATGA
- a CDS encoding hydrogenase maturation protease, whose product MDSAARIAVVGVGNEYRRDDGVGCAVVAGLAALGAHGGLPGGPDLLLCDGDPARLIAFWEGADLAVVVDAAHARPSRPGRVHRLEVSGGRLHSEHPTSSHGLGLGDAVELARELDRLPRRLVVYAVEGADCSLGRGLSAPVRAAVAPLVRRIADEVARYRRGAPDGSPGP is encoded by the coding sequence ATGGACAGCGCCGCGCGGATCGCCGTCGTGGGCGTGGGCAACGAGTACCGGCGGGACGACGGCGTCGGCTGCGCGGTCGTGGCCGGGCTGGCCGCGCTGGGGGCGCACGGTGGGCTGCCGGGCGGCCCCGACCTGCTGCTGTGCGACGGCGACCCCGCACGGTTGATCGCGTTCTGGGAGGGGGCGGATCTCGCGGTCGTCGTGGACGCGGCCCACGCCCGTCCGAGCCGGCCCGGACGGGTGCACCGACTGGAGGTGTCCGGCGGGCGGTTGCACTCGGAACACCCGACCAGCTCGCACGGCCTCGGCCTCGGGGATGCCGTCGAGCTGGCCCGGGAGCTGGACCGGCTGCCGCGCCGGTTGGTCGTCTACGCCGTCGAAGGGGCCGACTGCTCGTTGGGCAGGGGCCTCTCGGCACCGGTCCGCGCGGCCGTGGCCCCACTGGTCCGACGGATCGCGGACGAGGTCGCGCGGTACCGCCGAGGTGCCCCGGACGGTTCGCCGGGGCCGTAG